One Punica granatum isolate Tunisia-2019 chromosome 3, ASM765513v2, whole genome shotgun sequence genomic window carries:
- the LOC116201210 gene encoding probable magnesium transporter NIPA6 isoform X1, translating into MYSSNLIGFILAVVSSAFIGSSFIIKKKGLQKAGASGPRASVGGYGYLLEPLWWVGMITMIVGEISNFVAYVYAPAVLVTPLGALSIIVSAVLAHFMLNEKLKRMGMLGCLICVVGSTLIVLHAPEELSIDSVQEIWELAIQPAFLLYTASVAAVALVLILYCAPRFGQTNIMVYVGICSVIGSLTVMSIKAIGIAIKLTLEGANQLVYYQTWIFAMVAVTCIVTQLNYLNMALDTFNTALVSPIYYAMFTSFTIFASVIMFKDYSGQSASSIASELCGFITVLSGTAVLHSTREPDPPPITDLYTPLSPKVSWVIQGNGEVWKQKDEDGSFPSFITVLRPDYFK; encoded by the exons ATGTACTCGAGTAACTTGATTGGGTTCATTCTCGCAGTTGTCTCCAGCGCCTTCATCGGCTCCAGCTTCATCATCAAGAAAAAGGGCCTCCAGAAGGCCGGCGCCAGTGGCCCTCGGGCCA GTGTGGGAGGATATGGATACTTGTTGGAGCCCTTGTGGTGGGTTGGGATGATAACCA TGATTGTCGGCGAGATATCGAACTTCGTGGCTTATGTTTATGCTCCTGCCGTGCTAGTGACCCCCCTTGGTGCATTAAGTATTATCGTCAG TGCTGTTCTGGCACATTTCATGTTGAATGAGAAGCTTAAGAGGATGGGGATGTTGGGGTGCCTTATTTGCGTGGTAGGCTCTACCTTAATTGTCCTCCATGCACCGGAGGAGCTTAGTATTGATTCTGTTCAAGAAATATGGGAATTAGCAATTCAACCAG CATTTCTTCTTTACACAGCATCAGTAGCAGCTGTTGCTTTGGTTCTTATTCTGTACTGTGCTCCTCGCTTTGGACAAACCAACATAATGGTGTACGTTGGAATCTGCTCTGTTATTGGATCGTTGACG GTTATGAGTATAAAAGCCATTGGAATCGCAATCAAGCTTACGTTGGAGGGCGCAAACCAGCTTGTATATTATCAGACATGGATTTTCGCAATGGTGGCAGTTACCTGTATAGTCACTCAATTGAATTATTTAAACATG GCATTGGATACTTTCAACACCGCCCTCGTTTCTCCTATCTACTATGCGATGTTTACATCCTTCACAATTTTTGCCAGTGTAATAATGTTTAAG GACTATTCTGGTCAAAGTGCAAGTAGCATAGCCTCAGAGCTATGTGGGTTCATCACTGTGTTATCTGGAACTGCGGTGTTGCACAGTACAAGAGAACCAGATCCTCCCCCAATTACAG ATCTATACACGCCGCTATCACCAAAAGTGTCGTGGGTCATCCAAGGCAACGGGGAAGTCTGGAAACAGAAGGATGAAGATGGGTCCTTCCCTAGTTTCATCACCGTCCTTCGCCCGGACTATTTCAAATAG
- the LOC116201210 gene encoding probable magnesium transporter NIPA6 isoform X2 — MIVGEISNFVAYVYAPAVLVTPLGALSIIVSAVLAHFMLNEKLKRMGMLGCLICVVGSTLIVLHAPEELSIDSVQEIWELAIQPAFLLYTASVAAVALVLILYCAPRFGQTNIMVYVGICSVIGSLTVMSIKAIGIAIKLTLEGANQLVYYQTWIFAMVAVTCIVTQLNYLNMALDTFNTALVSPIYYAMFTSFTIFASVIMFKDYSGQSASSIASELCGFITVLSGTAVLHSTREPDPPPITDLYTPLSPKVSWVIQGNGEVWKQKDEDGSFPSFITVLRPDYFK; from the exons A TGATTGTCGGCGAGATATCGAACTTCGTGGCTTATGTTTATGCTCCTGCCGTGCTAGTGACCCCCCTTGGTGCATTAAGTATTATCGTCAG TGCTGTTCTGGCACATTTCATGTTGAATGAGAAGCTTAAGAGGATGGGGATGTTGGGGTGCCTTATTTGCGTGGTAGGCTCTACCTTAATTGTCCTCCATGCACCGGAGGAGCTTAGTATTGATTCTGTTCAAGAAATATGGGAATTAGCAATTCAACCAG CATTTCTTCTTTACACAGCATCAGTAGCAGCTGTTGCTTTGGTTCTTATTCTGTACTGTGCTCCTCGCTTTGGACAAACCAACATAATGGTGTACGTTGGAATCTGCTCTGTTATTGGATCGTTGACG GTTATGAGTATAAAAGCCATTGGAATCGCAATCAAGCTTACGTTGGAGGGCGCAAACCAGCTTGTATATTATCAGACATGGATTTTCGCAATGGTGGCAGTTACCTGTATAGTCACTCAATTGAATTATTTAAACATG GCATTGGATACTTTCAACACCGCCCTCGTTTCTCCTATCTACTATGCGATGTTTACATCCTTCACAATTTTTGCCAGTGTAATAATGTTTAAG GACTATTCTGGTCAAAGTGCAAGTAGCATAGCCTCAGAGCTATGTGGGTTCATCACTGTGTTATCTGGAACTGCGGTGTTGCACAGTACAAGAGAACCAGATCCTCCCCCAATTACAG ATCTATACACGCCGCTATCACCAAAAGTGTCGTGGGTCATCCAAGGCAACGGGGAAGTCTGGAAACAGAAGGATGAAGATGGGTCCTTCCCTAGTTTCATCACCGTCCTTCGCCCGGACTATTTCAAATAG
- the LOC116198919 gene encoding ammonium transporter 3 member 1-like, whose amino-acid sequence MAAPPPNVVPIAYQGGTSLAVPDWLNKGDNAWQMISATLVGMQSVPGLVILYGSIVKKKWAVNSAFMALYAFAAVVICWVTWAYKMSFGDRLLPFWGKAGPALGQKFLIKQAVLPETTQYYDSGEVETPVIAPFYPMASMVWFQCMFAAISVILLAGSVLGRMNIKAWMMFVPLWLTFSYTVGAFSLWGGGFLFHWGVMDYSGGYVIHLSSGIAGLTAAYWVGPRSSDDRERFPPNNVLLMLAGAGLLWMGWAGFNGGDPYTANIDSSMAVLNTNICAATSLLVWTWLDVIFFNKPSVIGAIQGMMTGLVCITPGAGLVQGWAAIIMGILSGSVPWFTMMVVHKKWTLLQKIDDTLAVFHTHAVAGYLGGILTGIFAEPELSTLFLPVTKSRGAVYGGSGGVQILKQIVGGAFIIGWNIVVTSIICLVIGLVIPLRMPEEELLIGDNAVHGEEAYALWGDGEKYNPTSHSVYADDTLHSHTSTGATQVV is encoded by the exons ATGGCGGCCCCTCCTCCGAATGTAGTGCCCATAGCCTACCAGGGCGGCACGTCGCTGGCCGTGCCAGACTGGCTGAACAAGGGGGACAATGCCTGGCAGATGATATCGGCCACGCTGGTCGGCATGCAGAGCGTTCCGGGCCTCGTGATCCTCTACGGCAGCATAGTCAAGAAGAAGTGGGCCGTGAACTCGGCTTTCATGGCCCTCTATGCCTTTGCGGCCGTGGTCATCTGCTGGGTCACCTGGGCCTACAAGATGTCCTTCGGGGACCGGCTCCTCCCCTTCTGGGGCAAGGCCGGACCAGCCCTTGGCCAGAAGTTCCTCATCAAGCAGGCTGTCCTCCCGGAGACCACGCAGTACTATGACAGCGGGGAGGTCGAGACCCCGGTTATTGCCCCGTTCTATCCTATGGCCTCGATGGTGTGGTTCCAGTGCATGTTCGCCGCCATCTCTGTGATACTGCTCGCGGGATCCGTCCTCGGGAGGATGAACATCAAGGCCTGGATGATGTTCGTGCCACTCTGGCTGACTTTCTCGTACACCGTCGGGGCATTCAGCCTGTGGGGAGGCGGCTTCTTGTTCCACTGGGGCGTCATGGACTACTCCGGTGGCTACGTCATCCACCTCTCCTCCGGCATTGCGGGCTTGACCGCCGCGTATTGG GTGGGACCCAGGTCGAGCGATGACAGGGAGAGGTTCCCACCAAACAATGTGCTGTTAATGTTAGCAGGGGCGGGGCTGCTGTGGATGGGCTGGGCGGGGTTCAATGGAGGGGACCCTTACACTGCCAACATCGACTCTTCCATGGCCGTCCTCAACACCAACATCTGCGCAGCCACCAGCCTCCTTGTCTGGACTTGGCTTGACGTCATCTTCTTCAACAAGCCCTCCGTTATTGGAGCCATCCAGGGCATGATGACTGGCCTCGTCTGCATAACACCCGGTGCAG GTCTTGTCCAAGGATGGGCTGCTATAATAATGGGAATATTGTCGGGCAGCGTCCCATGGTTCACCATGATGGTCGTGCATAAGAAGTGGACCCTCCTCCAGAAGATTGACGACACCCTCGCCGTGTTCCACACCCATGCTGTCGCCGGCTACCTTGGTGGGATTTTGACGGGCATCTTCGCCGAGCCCGAGCTAAGCACGCTCTTCCTGCCAGTCACCAAATCCAGGGGAGCTGTTTACGGGGGCTCGGGTGGGGTCCAGATCCTCAAGCAGATAGTGGGCGGGGCATTCATCATCGGCTGGAACATAGTTGTCACGTCCATAATATGCCTCGTGATAGGCCTGGTGATACCACTGAGGATGCCGGAAGAAGAGCTTCTCATAGGGGACAATGCCGTGCATGGGGAGGAGGCCTATGCTCTTTGGGGCGATGGAGAGAAGTACAACCCGACGAGCCATTCGGTCTATGCAGATGACACATTACACTCACACACATCTACTGGTGCTACTCAAGTAGTGTAG
- the LOC116200390 gene encoding uncharacterized protein LOC116200390 translates to MELKPNLLFSFFFSIFLIATTCASVSGILVHTFNQLGNGKVLNVHCTLDLSTDMGAHDIPDSGSYEWSFSQEGENGSLLECDASTKGAANVLHFAGYLKSRDACTSNCDWRFTDKGVFRLVDGQWRFHFSWP, encoded by the coding sequence ATGGAATTGAAGCCAAACCTCCTCTTCTCgttcttcttctccattttCCTAATCGCGACAACATGCGCATCGGTTTCGGGGATACTCGTCCACACCTTCAACCAGCTGGGGAACGGCAAGGTCCTGAACGTGCACTGCACCTTGGACCTGTCAACAGACATGGGAGCCCACGACATCCCAGACAGCGGCTCCTATGAGTGGAGCTTCAGTCAAGAGGGAGAGAACGGCAGTCTGCTCGAGTGTGACGCGAGCACGAAGGGGGCGGCCAACGTGCTCCATTTCGCCGGGTATCTCAAGAGCAGGGACGCGTGTACGTCTAACTGCGACTGGCGGTTCACAGACAAGGGGGTGTTCCGATTAGTTGATGGGCAGTGGAGGTTTCATTTCTCGTGGCCATAG
- the LOC116199498 gene encoding uncharacterized protein At5g08430: protein MRNRVELDPVEWVEEYNGNYYPPPQGKRRYQRRKKEFVGWGSRELIEFLESIGKDTSDQISKDDVAAIITGYINEHRLTDPNKKKKVNSDERLKSLFGRKSLRLNRVSNLLSKHYAENEESPDDVSSRSSGGEDIPAKRQQSISERKPLKKKVLKTFTSPFAAIIPDNLKLVYLKRSLVEDLLKDFENFEQKVIGSFVRVKSDPNDYLQKNPYQLLQVTGMRKVSEGADMSSVRLRVAVRDIRISMLSDDNFTKEECEELSQKIKDGVYKKLKMVDLEEKVQALHEDITKHWLVREISLLQNLIERANEKGWRKELAEYLDRKHLLQTPAEQSRMLCELPKLVPESIKVDSAVETFPEYDVDSFPEDDVDSLGSTEPMLGDTPEISKPETVTNGADSACVMDFTGYKKQRLEQNQNSRERHASVDLNFNGGFEGTAGKMQEASRMIDFSRSRPGNARYSAAPNEALLGSFARKADSSTEYWHVTCVREPQTNHPVENGVNARERPESVDLNNGFAGAVTKTSQVIDFSSIVPEMNKFSASSNGVNVVTSITRGMYSAEYLHGARAEENLQNGPLQTNASNAERPSTVDLNRGVQGSREKKVKASTQVIDLSSDDEDDTIKHHDPPRGNNNRIAFNLESMVWYYKDPQGNRQGPFSLEMLKLWSDAKYFPPDFKVWMDGQNPSEAASLADMFRWIFPKH, encoded by the exons ATGAGAAATAGAGTGGAATTGGATCCCGTTGAATGGGTCGAGGAGTACAATGGGAACTATTACCCTCCTCCACAAGGAAAAAGAAGGTACCAACGAAGGAAAAAGGAATTTGTTGGGTGGGGATCCCGGGAGCTCATTGAATTTCTTGAGTCAATTGGAAAAGATACTAGTGATCAAATCTCTAAGGATGATGTGGCAGCTATTATAACAGGATATATAAATGAGCATAGACTTACTGATCccaacaagaaaaagaaagttaatTCTGACGAAAGACTTAAGTCTCTCTTTGGAAGGAAATCGCTGAGACTGAATCGAGTCTCCAACCTGCTCTCAAAGCATTATGCAGAGAATGAGGAGTCACCAGATGATGTTTCTTCACGTAGTTCAGGGGGTGAAGATATACCAGCTAAACGTCAGCAGTCTATTTCTGAGAGAAAACcattgaaaaagaaagtttTGAAAACTTTTACTAGCCCATTTGCTGCTATAATTCCTGATAACCTCAAACTTGTATATTTAAAGAGGAGCTTAGTTGAAGATCTATTGAAGGATTTTGAGAACTTTGAACAAAAAGTAATTGGAAGCTTCGTGCGGGTTAAATCTGATCCCAATGATTACCTGCAGAAAAATCCTTACCAGCTCCTGCAAGTTACAG GCATGAGGAAGGTCTCTGAAGGTGCTGATATGAGCAGTGTTCGCCTTCGGGTTGCTGTAAGAGATATTCGTATTTCCATGCTTTCGGATGATAACTTTACCAAG GAGGAATGCGAAGAGTTGTCCCAGAAAATTAAAGATGGAGTATATAAGAAGCTCAAAATG GTGGATTTGGAAGAGAAAGTTCAAGCACTGCATGAGGATATAACAAAGCAT TGGCTCGTCAGGGAAATATCTTTGCTACAAAACCTCATCGAACGAGCCAATGAGAAAGGCTGGCGCAAAGA ACTGGCTGAATACTTGGATAGAAAGCACCTGCTTCAAACCCCAGCTGAACAGTCACGCATGCTTTGCGAGCTTCCAAAATTAGTTCCTGAAAGTATAAAAGTTGATTCAGCAGTGGAAACTTTTCCAGAGTATGATGTAGACTCATTTCCAGAGGATGATGTAGATTCGCTTGGTTCAACTGAACCAATGCTTGGGGATACTCCAGAAATTTCCAAGCCTGAAACTGTGACAAATGGTGCTGATTCTGCTTGCGTGATGGATTTTACTG GATATAAAAAGCAACGTCTGGAACAGAATCAGAACAGTAGAGAGAGACATGCCAGTGTGGACTTAAACTTTAACGGAGGCTTTGAAGGAACAGCAGGGAAGATGCAGGAGGCTTCCCGAATGATTGATTTCAGTCGCAGCAGGCCTGGCAATGCAAGATACAGTGCCGCACCAAATGAGGCTTTATTGGGTAGCTTTGCCAGGAAGGCTGATTCTTCTACGG AATATTGGCATGTCACATGTGTTCGAGAACCCCAAACAAACCATCCTGTAGAGAATGGTGTGAATGCCAGAGAGAGACCCGAAAGTGTGGACTTAAACAACGGCTTCGCAGGAGCAGTGACAAAGACTTCTCAAGTGATTGATTTCAGTTCCATCGTGCCAGAAATGAACAAATTCAGTGCTTCATCAAACGGAGTCAATGTGGTGACCAGTATAACTCGTGGAATGTATTCTGCAG AATATTTACATGGTGCCCGAGCGGAAGAAAACCTTCAAAACGGACCATTGCAAACAAATGCAAGTAATGCAGAGAGGCCTTCAACTGTGGACCTGAATAGAGGTGTCCAAGGATCACGTGAGAAGAAAGTCAAGGCCAGTACTCAAGTGATCGACCTGAGTAGcgatgatgaggatgataCCATCAAACATCATGATCCTCCTCGTGGGAACAATAACAGGATCGCTTTTAACCTTGAAAGTATGGTATGGTACTACAAAGACCCTCAGGGTAACAGACAGGGCCCTTTCTCGCTCGAAATGCTTAAACTATGGAGTGACGCCAAATACTTCCCTCCTGATTTCAAGGTATGGATGGACGGCCAAAACCCAAGTGAAGCTGCATCATTGGCTGATATGTTCAGATGGATTTTTCCCAAACATTAG